One Drosophila subpulchrella strain 33 F10 #4 breed RU33 chromosome 2R, RU_Dsub_v1.1 Primary Assembly, whole genome shotgun sequence genomic window, AAAATAAGATTTTTGATCAGGCACCAGTGCGTATGAGCGATACAATTtctaagaaattaaattaatcaaaagatatttttgcatattattatttcgattattataatattcaCCATGAGCAGAGCGCATTTACAGGCCACTGGGGACCAATTTAGGAGCCTGCAAGGCCTGGATAACAATCATCTCCAAAAATGGGACAGCTTTTGAGGCGTACATGGATTGGTGGTAGATTATGGTCAAtgtctaattaaaatattatcgTAGTTTATTGTACACATTAATGCATATAAATTGTACATTCGATCGATagaattatgtatttataGAATATAAATTTCTATGCGGGTCTTGTCCTGCATTTGGTCTAATGAAGCACATTTGTATTCGAGGACGGAACTTTGTTTTATTTGAGAAACGTTTCGAGTTTTGTGACTTAATTATCTGGACATCAAATTTCAGTTTTAACAGGGTAATAGAAAGCAAGTACGGGATCGGTTTCCGTTTTGGTATAACAAATAGAAGTCTAAGTCGAAGCTTTGAGCCTTTAAGCGATCACGACTGATTCGTTAGACTACACATCAAAATTTTCATAACGCTTACTTACAATGATAACCTACATACAATACAatagatacagatacacatACAAATACATACAAGTCTTCCCAGCTCCATTTCTTCTAAACTACAGAGACGCACATTCCCTTTCGGGGATGGGATTGGGATTTGGGATTGGGAATGGGGGTGGGAATGGGCTTGGTAGTAGGGATTTGGGATTGGAAGTGGGATGGGCTAGTCCCAGTTCCTAGCTACGGCTTATACTAAACTAAGACACCTAGAGAACCCTCGGACTGCGACCAGACTCCGACTAGAGCGCCTAGTATCTGGCGGGTTGGTTATCCTTGTTCTGCTTCTTGTTCATGTCCACCTGGGCGGTGGCCAGGTAGTTGGAGCCCTCCAGGTGTAGGGTGCTCTGCCGGTGCGAGTTGCGGATAAGGCAGAAGGTCGACAGCAGTAGCAGGATCACGCCCAGGGCGCACAGGCCCACGATGAGCGCCACGCGGATCTTGGGCGGCACCTGCTCAGCGAAGCGCATCAGGTCGGTGACCTCGTCGGGCAGGTTGTCGATGCCCTCCTCGAACCACAGGATGGGGAAGATGATGTCCGGGAAGTTGGCCACCTGCTTGATGTCGAACACCTGGCTCACGGCCAAATTGATCTGGATACGGGCGCGCACTCTCAGGGTGGTTCCCATTTtctgcatatatatataacacaTACAGTATATATTGAAGGTTAATGACTTTAAGGACTTACAGGCTGGACGTCGAAGAAGAACTGGTGCTTTTCCTTCATGGGCGGGGAAATACCCTCCACCTGGGTCCGCAGACTTTCGTCGGCCAGATAGAAATGGGGGAAACTCAGCATGATGGGGGAATCTGCAGAAGACTTTATTAAAGGACTCAACAGAAATTAGATCCAAAATGAATTCTCACCGTATTGGCAGAGGGAGACGTTGAAGAGTCCGTTAGGGGAGCACGAGGGCTTGCCTGCGGGGCAGAAGCACATGTTGTCCGGGTGGCTGTCCACATCGGCGAAGACCCACTCCGGCGGGGTGAAGCGGTATCCGGGCACCTCGTTCGAGGTCGTCACCTCCTTTTCGAACACCAGGGGCAGCAGGCGGCACAGGTCCTTGTCGTACACATGTAGGATGCGGTCGTGGGTGATGTGAGGGGGGAAGATGGAGCCATCGGTTCCGGCCAGGGTGTTGCACGCGTCGGTGGTCCAGTGGGGCAGGTGGGTGCGCCCGTTGAAGTTGTCGATGATGCCGTATTTTTCAATGTCGTCCACGCCTGTGTTCACAGTGACGCGGTCGGAGGAGGTGCCGTTCTTGCCGTACAGCAGGCCGAACTCCTCATAGGGCAGCTTCTGCTCCTTGGGCACCACGTCCTTGGCCAGTTTGAGCAGCGGGTCCTCGTAGCCCCACAGCAGCTGGCCCACGGACACCTGGACGAACGGCTTGATCTTCAGTATGTCCATGATGCTGGCCATGGCGAGACGCAGGAACCTGAACCAGACAAGATCAGGGTCAATCCAGGGGCTCCATGGTCAGGAGGTTAAACGCTTACCTGGCCGCGTGCTTGCTCTGCGAGGTGGCACTCAGCATGGGAATGTTGGGCACAATAACCACGTCGTCTTCGGGTCCCACCGAGAGATCTTCGCGGAACGAGTAGATCTTGCGCAGATTGTAGCTCAGCGTGCCATTGTCATTCTCCACGATGTTTACCTTTTCCCAGGTCTCGCTGCAGACGGGGTATGGAATTTAGACTGATGTCATATTCGCTACAATTGAAGATCACTTACCTGTAAACGTAGGGCCCCACCTCATCGACAATGGCCTTGGAGCCGTTGCTGAGGAAGTCGTCCGCATTGGTGACATTGTAGATATACAGGCTGATTCTGGGCTCCACCGGAGGCTTGGCCCACCAGCCAAAGGTCTTGGCGCCGGGACGCAGGGCCACCATGCGGTCCACGACTGCATCGATCAGCACGGAGAATTCACAGGCCACCACAATGCCGCCAATTATCAGCGCCGACGCCACGACGATCGTAATCCCTGGAAAAGCAAAGTGAATTGTTGAACAATTGTTCACCGAATGCATAAATTACTTAATAAATGCGGTGAGTCACTTGATATTGGGTGGGGAAATGTGTGGAAAGTGTATTGGCTTTGATCGGACCTCATATTTGAGTTGGCACTCGACTGAATCCGCCCGATAGCAATGTTTGGGATGtgacataaatatttatacaccGCCGATCGAGCATCTCGAATGAATCACTGACCCTTTGACCTTAAGCTTCCAGTTGTACAATCACCCATTATCTATAAATATACCCAATTAATTGTGATTggataataagaaacaaattatagatgCTGAGAGGCCAGAACTGAAAAGTCTACTTGAAACTATAACCGGATTTGGAGTATCCCTGGCAGAAGACCTCTGGAAAGTTACAACACGAAATGTGTTGTCATAAGTATATTATAGGACAGGGAAATGTCGGTTAAATAGGAAGATATCAGATATCCAGTTGGTTTTACACGTACTTCggaattaataatatttccacTCGCATACCAGTCTAACCAGTCGGACTAATAGAAACTTTGAATAGCTTCGGATCAAAACAAGAACATGGCACGTGGAGTTATAACAGATATGGCAGCCGAGTACCTGACTGGTGATTCCACCTTTCATTGCGTTGTGCATTGGTTGGTGGGTTTATTGCGATTATGAAGTCGGAAATTCATATGGTAATTTCTTGTATGCGAAGAATGCCGTTATACAATCAGATGCTAATGCTAGTAACACCCCTAAGCTAAAACCTTTAAATCTTATCATCGCTAGGGAATACTTACACCATTTTCTCAGATAGGTGCTGGAGAGTTTTGTGCAAAACTTGTGTTTCGGCCCGTTCATGTTGACGGATTCGGTGTTGGGGTTTGGGATGCTGGAGGGTCAAGAGCAGACCGCCTTGCAGTTGTTAActaaaaatgcaaaacaaaattatatataaagctTATGCCGTTGTGTTCACGGGGACCTAGAAATACACGGTCTGACTAGCCGTAATACCGGTTAAATTGTAGTCTCAACTCGTTAATCTATAATTGCCCACTGGCAGCCCGATAAACAGGAAAGTAATCATTCAATATCACATCTTGATCACTGGGTTCTAAACGACATTGGGTCTCATGATCACCCTCGTTCTTTTTGCCCATGCCAGATTTTAGAGAGatgccgcggcccaaagacgCCAGACCCAGACACGTTTTGGGGCGTGCTAGCCTTGTGCAGTTTTGACATCGCTTTGTCGATGTGCGAGCATTTCGGCCAAAATACAAAAGCCAAAAGCTGATTTATCACAGcgcaaaaagcaaaaaaaccAATCTGGGGGACTGACTCCAGAACCTTCGAGTCAGCGATCTTTTGTGCTGGCTGAAAGCGAGCCAGCACGGTGCGCCCTTCCTGGCAGGGACAGACCTTGGGCAATTAAACGCTTTTTAATGGGCTGACAGGCTCCGACTCCACTGAGGTCGACCTGCGAGTGGGGGACCTTGACCGAGGCCAGGGCTGCGCAAGCGCAAAATACATCGGATTCGTGTATGTATCGTATCTTTCGTGCGTAAACCGAAacgtttatattatttttttactaTTGACAATTCCCGGCAGAGCGCCGTCTGCCATTATTCATATTCATAAACGAAGCCAAATAAAACGAAGCAAATGGTTTTCGGTAATGGCCAGCGGCCCATTTGCAGGCGTCGCACGGCCGGAGACAATAGAAACGTTTTAATTGTGGCTCGATCAAGCGGACCCTCGTCGTCCAATTTGAGTCCCATTCCTCCCTAGCTGCATACAAACGGCCGCTTATCGGTGCGTCGAGTTGCGAGATACGAGGTGGATCAACTCCGGATGGAGATGGATAATCGAGTCTCCGATTCTTGGATGCTCGCGGAAGTGGCCATTCGTTTAATGATTTCTCCACTTTTTAGCTAAAAGCGCTAAACTTTGTACTTTGAGTTCGCTCTAGCCTATCAACGCACACAGCGACGAAGTTTtattatttgccgagtttacTGCGCTTTCCGAGCTGCGAGCCCCACAAGGTCGCACTTCCACTTCTCCGCCTCTGACTCGGTCGTCGCTCGCCGAACTTAAGCTGGGCTTTGAGCTGGGTATCGGATCCACCATTGTTGGCATGGCTGCTGCGATGCCGATGTCCATTGAATACTAATTATCCAACAATTATTTCACCTCAAATGAATTTTCGGCGACACCCGCCAGCCATTAATCAGTGATTTCAATTTCGGATTTGGCTACCCACATGTTTAGTTGTTCGTTTGCCTGCTAATTGGGTTCTGTGTTCACGGCCCACTGGGTTGTTTTAGTCCGCGCACTTGCTGGAACCCTTGAGATTGCTCACTGCTCGGAATCAGAGTCAGAGTCAGGCCCAAATGTTTGCACAGACCTCGGCGACTGGAGTGACTCAGTGTGGGCCAAGTGTTTACTCCCAGAACTCGAGTAACTGTTATCGGTATCAGCCGAGGCTCAGACTCCCCGCAAAGTATGCAAATCGCTCGAAGGGGAAACTCTAGATGCAACAACACCTTGCCATAACAATACCGTCTAAACGCCTGGCTCAAAGTCGAACAGAGCAGACAGCGCTTTTCGGCATTCCAACGAAATGCGATAGCTGATgtaatagttttattttatttttggtttcaCTTGTTGTGGCTGTTCAATTAGCAGCTGCTGCCcgcctgctgttgctgttaGCGCGAATCGCCTGGCCAGAATCCAAACTTCAATAGAAACTTACTTTCTAAACACACGTTTTGTATGGATTGAACGGAAAGCGGAATCGCCGTGAAGACATCCGCTGCTTCTGCTTCTGCTCTGATCAGCTTGGTGGCGCAGAGATGGAGTCGAGCCGAGCCGTCTCATAATTTCACTGTGTTCAAGTGTTGCACAAATAAATACAAGCGGTAGTAGCTATTTAGTGTAAGCAATTACCCTGACCCAATTGGGGAGCTGCTACCCTTGCCGAGGGTATTACAGTCGCACTCCTACAAGTCGGGTCTAGTGATTTATAGAAATCAATTGTCTTGAAAGACTTGCATAACTAtttaaaagtattaaaaaaaatactgaaCGATATATAGTTTGGTATGGCTatggtttttaaattttaatttctagGCAGATATCCTTCAAAACCATAAAAACGTAGTGCCTCCCAGAACAGAAAACCCTTGCACACATTTACATATTTCCCTTCCACAGCTTTAAGGGGTATCTAAAGCTTCGAATCCCCCTTTTTCTACTGCCCCTGATTATAGCCACTGTGACACTGAGCGGCCAAAATAGTGAACCAGCGGCTGACAATTCACCTGCCGTTTTGTCGTGCCCGGGCTGCATTTGATAATACGCAACGAAATGGGTTTTAAATTTGGGCCTTAAACAACGTTGATGTCGTCGTCAATGGCGTGACAGACATGTGCGGCCGAAGTGGCTCATCTTGGACTTTCAGTGGGTCAGTGCAGAGTCTCGTTTGCGGTTGCTTTCGCAGTGAAATGTGTCAACAGCAGGCGAAGACAAAGCCAGGCAATTGTCACCTCAATTTTATGACCAACTAGCGGCCAAGAGCCTCCCCTCCAAGCCGACCTGATGTTGGAGATGGAGATGTAGATGGAGATGGCCCAAAGCTCGGGGCTGGGGCTGCTGCAACCTTCACATAATCGTCATCGTTATGTGGTCAAAAGCTTGCAGGCccctctatttatttatttacgagTATTTATCTTAGGGTTTTCTGCCTGCGCATGCTTAATTTCGGATCTCGCGTCTTGTAAATGTGTGTTTTGGTTAactttttatttgatttcgcTTTGAGCCGCTGCTTCGTGGCAGCTCGAGTGGAGTGCAGAGCGAAATTTCACTTTTTCCACACAAGTAATCATAAAACTATGCACGTACATCAAATGCGCTTTTGGCAGGGCCGCAGACAGCGTTTAGCCGCGGAGGCTAAGAAACCGAAACAGAAACACAAACagtataaaaatcaaagccCCCAAAGCATAATTCAATGATTTTCCGCTTTTGTAGCGCTGCTAAGCGAACTCGCTGTCGAAGTGGTTTCATTTTGGCTGACTGGGCAAGGTCTTGCTCAACCAGCGCTCTGATTGGAGTCGAAGTTGGAGACTGGGATGCGGATTCGGATCGGATTCGGACTGGGACGGGGAAACGGAACGGGGACCAAGGGTCTGTGCCACCGATCGGGGCAGAAACAACAATCGAACTGCAGTCAGGCGATTCCTAGGAATGCGATTCCTACTGCTGCCCCAACACACTACTGCTGCCACTGCCGCAGCTACTGGTATCTTGTATCTGGTGCGGCAGGTTTGACTCGGGCTGGACGGGACGGGCTGGAAACCACAGGCATTTCCAAATAGCCAGGCCAACACTCACTCACACTGGGTTCGACGGTTACACGGAGTTGTCCGATGTGCAAGCCAAGATTCTTGGGCCCGGACTGAAACGTGGAAGGTGCACGGTAAACGCTGAACGGTGAGCGGTAAGCGGTAAGCGGTATATGGTGAACGGTAGGTAGCAACGTAGGCAACCGCCGGCAAAAAACGTCAACGAATCGAACGCTCGCAGTGCCGCCGAGTAACTGAAGTCGCCGTCTTCAAGTGGCCCCCCAACGTAAGATCGTAAGATGTTCAGGCGGCGAAAGCTCGTCCAGAAGCTCGGCTTCGCGTTGCGACAAAGCGAAACTCGAAAACCTGATAAACAGGTAGGCAAAACCCCACAACCCATGCCCACGGCAAAAGCGAGAGTAAGCGAGCGGGAGCTTTTGGGTTTTGCGAGTGCAACGCATGCGAGCAAAGCTCGAGCGGATCGGACTCGGGATCGGCATCGGGCGAGGCGATCCATGCGGTGGCCACTGCTTGGGCCAGGCTGATAAAACAAGTTTGTTGCCTTGCCTTGCATTGAAGTCTTTCGTTTCGTTGCGTTGCGTTGCGCGTTCCGTTTTATGCAGCACACTCCGAAAATCTCATTGATTGCCTCACCAACACTCGTCCACTGGCAGCGATTATGATATTTGCCGCTGGTCTTTTTCTCTCGTGGTTGTTGTGGCAAGTGACTCACGGGATGGTTGCCAAACCCAACACAAGCACCACAACCACAACCACActcacatccacatccacgaGCGACGACAGGTTGCAGTCAAAGAATGTATGCAAAGTTGACAGCTCCAGCGATCGCAAATTATTGTTATGGCCGATGGAGCTTTGTTGCTGGCATTGCGAAAGGTTTGTTTGCCGCCTGCCTAGAATCGGAATCTTGCCAAAGACCCGGGCCTAGCATAAACGGGCTTTGGGAAATGCGCGAATCCAGCTGTGGAAATAACAGCAGCAGAAACTGGCTGCATTTACATAACCAATCAGCTAGGGGAAATCAATGAAACTAATGCGATTTCTTAAATTGCCCAGTTAGTTGTGTTTTCTCAGTTGGAGTTCTGAGTAGACAGGTGGAGAATTTCCGCCGGGTGAATCAGGGGCAGACCtggtttttttaaaaattataatatgtGATTTCATTTTTACCAACAACTAACAATAGAACTAAACTTAATTTAAGCCGGCCTTTGACCTTGAGTTGCAAAAAACGATTACAAATCCTTCAAAAACTAAAACCTCCATGCTAGCTTTCTAAGCCTAACTGATAACTAGAAGTTATGTGATCGGATACTTAAGTGGTATAGTTCTTTAGAAATTGGGTTAAAATGAACATAGTCACTGAAATAAGTCGATATAAGGATCATCGGACAACTCGAGACCTCTAGTGTGCTAAAATGTAGTCCAAGCCATAACATCGTTGCTCCCAAATCAACCATTAACCTTACCCCAGTGCCCAGTTCTTGATCAACTTGGCAGTGCAGAAATCTGATCCAAGCCCAAACTTCTTTTCGTTTCCTAACGAAGACTTAAGTTGAGTCGTAACCTTACCCTACACCCTAATTCTAGATCAACAACGGCTATTGCTCAATAGCCGACAACGTAGAAGGCGAGCCAAGACGTTATCGCCCCAATGTCTGTGACATTCCACGCCAAGTCCAACCACACACACTCGCTAACTGCGACCCGTATCCGAAGCTTGACTCCGCGGCGACTTTGCATGCCAATAAGGCTAACCGGGTTGCATGCGACCTTTCTGTTTATGTAAACTGCCGTACAAAATGGCGCATTTGTTGCTGTAAGTGAtgcaataaataataacaaaaacaccgcgacaaaaacaacaacaacggcgtACGCATATGTTAATTTAGCTACGGTGGCGTGTCATCAATTGCCCCAGCCCCCGAAAGTCGTGTCAAAGTC contains:
- the LOC119551452 gene encoding lysosome membrane protein 2 isoform X2; translated protein: MQWVDILHRITIVVASALIIGGIVVACEFSVLIDAVVDRMVALRPGAKTFGWWAKPPVEPRISLYIYNVTNADDFLSNGSKAIVDEVGPYVYSETWEKVNIVENDNGTLSYNLRKIYSFREDLSVGPEDDVVIVPNIPMLSATSQSKHAARFLRLAMASIMDILKIKPFVQVSVGQLLWGYEDPLLKLAKDVVPKEQKLPYEEFGLLYGKNGTSSDRVTVNTGVDDIEKYGIIDNFNGRTHLPHWTTDACNTLAGTDGSIFPPHITHDRILHVYDKDLCRLLPLVFEKEVTTSNEVPGYRFTPPEWVFADVDSHPDNMCFCPAGKPSCSPNGLFNVSLCQYDSPIMLSFPHFYLADESLRTQVEGISPPMKEKHQFFFDVQPKMGTTLRVRARIQINLAVSQVFDIKQVANFPDIIFPILWFEEGIDNLPDEVTDLMRFAEQVPPKIRVALIVGLCALGVILLLLSTFCLIRNSHRQSTLHLEGSNYLATAQVDMNKKQNKDNQPARY
- the LOC119551452 gene encoding lysosome membrane protein 2 isoform X1, with protein sequence MNGPKHKFCTKLSSTYLRKWWITIVVASALIIGGIVVACEFSVLIDAVVDRMVALRPGAKTFGWWAKPPVEPRISLYIYNVTNADDFLSNGSKAIVDEVGPYVYSETWEKVNIVENDNGTLSYNLRKIYSFREDLSVGPEDDVVIVPNIPMLSATSQSKHAARFLRLAMASIMDILKIKPFVQVSVGQLLWGYEDPLLKLAKDVVPKEQKLPYEEFGLLYGKNGTSSDRVTVNTGVDDIEKYGIIDNFNGRTHLPHWTTDACNTLAGTDGSIFPPHITHDRILHVYDKDLCRLLPLVFEKEVTTSNEVPGYRFTPPEWVFADVDSHPDNMCFCPAGKPSCSPNGLFNVSLCQYDSPIMLSFPHFYLADESLRTQVEGISPPMKEKHQFFFDVQPKMGTTLRVRARIQINLAVSQVFDIKQVANFPDIIFPILWFEEGIDNLPDEVTDLMRFAEQVPPKIRVALIVGLCALGVILLLLSTFCLIRNSHRQSTLHLEGSNYLATAQVDMNKKQNKDNQPARY
- the LOC119551458 gene encoding uncharacterized protein LOC119551458, which gives rise to MADGALLLALRKINNGYCSIADNVEGEPRRYRPNVCDIPRQVQPHTLANCDPYPKLDSAATLHANKANRVACDLSVYVNCRTKWRICCYLLCRMSTHCMADDQSSIKGSRSMFGALSELFGSNTLPI